The genomic region ACGGCTACAGCTACACGCTGGAAGAAGTGGGTCACATTTTCAAGGTGACCCGCGAACGCATCCGGCAGATCGAAGCCAAGGCCGTCCGCAAACTGCAGCAGCCGAGCCGCAGCCAGGAACTCTCCGGGTTTTTGGACTAACGGCGGCTCTGTTTTCGGCGACGTGAGATTATCATCAGGGGCCCGACGATCGCGAGATCGCCGGGCCCCTGGCTTTTTGCGGGTTCGCCGTTGTTTCCTTTGCGTCGGTCGCTGCTGTCATGTCGACTCTTGCCCCCGTTGCGCCGCTCGACTTCCCAAGTGCGCCGGTGCGGATCGACGACGTGCCGCGGCCGACCAAGCCGGCGCGGCGCTTGTGGCGCACTCTTCTGAATCGGCCCCGACCGGCGCGGCGGTTCGCGCCGCGGCTGACGTTCGACCCGACGCTTGCTGGGCTTGATCCGGCCGTGGCCGCGCACTGGGGCGAGTTGCTGCTGATCGAGGACGTCGCGTCGATTCTCCACCGCGACGGCACCGTGACGTGGCTGCGGCACATTGTCGCGTGGCTGTTCGGCGCCGAGAATCTCGCCGATTGGGACGAGATCGTCCGCACCTACGACTCGCGCAAGGAAGTGCACCGCGTGCTGACCGCTCAGCTCTACCCGGTCGAGGGGAAGCCGCGGATGATCAAGCCGACCGTGCAGCAGTTCGCGTACGCCGGGGCGCGCGGCAGTCGCGCCGGCCGATCGCTGCAGTTCAACTTCCACCCGCTGCGGCCGGGGGTGGTCGTCGAGTTCGAGGAGCAGTACGACGAGTTCGTCGCCGATCGTGCGGGTCCGCTGTTGGTCAACCAGTTCTTTCTGCAGACCCGGGCCCCCTGCCTCCGCCGGCGATACACCGCGGCGGTTGCTGCGCCGTACGAGCTCCACTACCGCGTGCACCACAGCGACGTGCAGCCCGCGCTGCGGCGCGACAAGGAGTACTCGATCGCCGCGTGGGAGTTGAGCGACGCCGAAGGGACGGAGTACGACAACTGGAACCCCCCGCCGCGCGATTTTTTGCCGTGGATCGACGTGAGCACGGCGGCCGAGTGGGGCCGATTCGCCCGGCAATTGCGCCAGGAGTTGGTCCGTCCCGCAGGATCGAAGCCGACGGGCGAGACGGAGCGATTGGCGCAGGAGCTGACGGCGGACAAGCCGACGCCGCTCGCCCAGGCCCGCAGCGCATATGCCTACGCGGCGCGAAGCGTCCGCTACGGGCGCCCTCCCGCAGAGCATCAGGCGCGCAACACCCGCGCTGCCAGCCAGGTGTTCGAGGACCTGCGCGGCGACTGCAAGGACAAGTCGTCGTTGCTGGTGCAGCTCTTGCGGCAGATGGGGATGCAGGCCGAGATTGCCGTGCTGCTCACCGCCGACGAAGGACGGACCCCGTTTCTCCCCTCGGCCCGATTCAACCACGCGATCGTCCGCGCGACGGTCGAGGGGGTCGTCCACTGGCTCGACCCGGCCAGCGGGTTGTTCACGTTCGGCCAATTGCCCGAGGGAGACACGGGGGTCGCGGCGATGATCCTCGACGGCGAGACCTTTGCGTTCGATCGCGTCGCGTTTCCTGACAAGGAGCGATTCGACACGATCCGCCGGTGGCAAGGGCGGATCGACGAACAGGGAGACTTCGTCGGCCAGTTGCACGCCGAGTACAACGGCGAATCCGCCGCGCGGCTGCGGCAGGCGTTGATCGACCGCACCGCCGAGCACTGCGAGCGGGCCCTTCGCTCGTGGTTGGGGAACGAGCACCCTGGGTTCGAGGCCGACCAACTGTGCTACACGGCGCCCGACGATTTGGACGGACCGCTATCGGTGTCGTGCCAGATGCGGGCCGAGCGGATCGCACGGCGGGTGCAGGACGCGATCCTCGTGCAGCCGCCGTGGTACGGGGCGATCGACATGAACGGGCCGTTCGCTTCGCCGACGCGGCGGCAGCCGCTGGTCGTGCCGGCGTTCTACCAGACCGACGAACAGTTCACGATCGAACTGCCGCCGGGGACTGAGCCGCTCGCGGCCCCTGAACCGGCGGCCCACGCGTGCGACTGGGCCCGCTACGACTGCCTCCTCAAGGCCGAGGGGAACACGATCCGCTGTCGCCGGCGGTTGCGGCTCGCCGGCCGGGGTGCTCACGTCCCCGCGGAGCGGTTCAACGAGTTCCGCCGTTTCTGGCAACTGGCCTATTGGTCGGATACGAACCCGATCGTCATGAAGCGAGTTTCCGAGACATGACCCCGTCGCGGCGCCGATTCGCCGGTTGCCCTGACGGGTCGCGCACCCCCATAATCATCGCTGCTGAACGACCGTTTACGGCCGAGTCGGGGCCAGGGAAAGTCGGGGGGATCGATCGCGATGCGCGTTCCGTTGTTCTTTTTGGAAACGCTGGTCTACGGCATTTCGTACGCCTGGCTGAAATACCTCATTCGCACGCCGCAGCCGCTGGAGGGCGATTACGCCTGGGACGCAGTCACGCGCGACGCCCCCGCGGCGATCGATTGGTTTCGGCTTCACTGGCCGATCAAGCCGCTGCGGCCGCTCCTGCTGGCGGCGAAAATGCGGCAGGATCACGCCTTGGGGATCCACGCCCATTACGACGTCTCGAACGAGTTCTACGAACTGTTCCTCGACAAGCGATACATGTTTTACACGTGCGCCGATTTTCATCGGCCCGACGAAACGATCGAAGAGGCGCAGCAGCACAAGGCCGACTTCATTCTCAACCTGATCAATCCGCAACCGGGGCAGCGGATCTTGGAACTCGGCTGCGGCTGGGGCGCCATGTTGCGGCGGATCTACGAAGCGACCGGCGACAAGGAGAACCTGTACGGGCTCACGCTGTCGCGCGAGCAGGTCGCCTACAACCAGCAGCACAACCAGTTCCGCGTCGAGTACGACAACTTCGTCACCTGCGAGTATCCCCGCGAACGCTTCGATTGCATCTACTCGATCGGCGCGTGGGAGCATGTCCGGCAGCGCGAGATTCCGCCGCTGTTGGCCAAGCTGTACGCCGCGATCAAGCCGGGGGGAAAGCTCGTCAAACACTTCTTCTGCCGGGTGAACGACGACATGATGGCGCCTGCGGCCTGCTCGCAGATCTATTTTCCCGGGTCGATGGGCTCGTCGTACCGATTCCACGCTCGGGCGTGGGAAGACGCCGGGTTTCGCATCACGCATCGCTCGATCCACGACTACCGACTGACCCTCCGGGCATGGTACGACAACCTCGTGGCCAATCGCGAGCGGGCCCTCGAGCTGGTCGACGTGCCGACGTACAACCGCTATCTCACTTTCTTCCCCACGTCGTGGCGGTACTTCAACGACAACATGGGAATGCTCACCCGCTGGGTGCTTGAGAAGCCGGCGTGAGTCGAGAGATTCTGGAAACGCGACGGCACGACGTCGGAATTCCTGACGCACTGTGCTCGGCGTGTCGTGGGGGGCAATGCCGGCATCCCCGCGGGATTTTCGGCTTTCGCGGTCGCCCGAATCGCGGCGGTCGAAAACTCGCATCCGGTCGACGGGGAGGCCTGTTGTAGAATGAGGGGAGTCCTGTTCGCCGTTGTTTTCGGTTGGGTCCATGCGTCGCTCCTCCCTTGCCGCCGATGATCGCGAGCTGCTGTGGCCGGCGTGGCTTTTCTCGGCGGCGGTGCATGCCGCGGGGTTGATCGTCGCCGCGTCGTGCGGCGTCGCCGCGGTGCTGCGGGGAGGAGCGCTGCCGCCTTTGCAGCCGGCGGGGATCGTGCTCGAACTGGCCCTCGTCGAGGACGTGCCGGCCGTGCTCGACGCCGAGGCGGAGCCGGCGCCGATCGTCGATTCAGCCGCGCCTGCACGACAAGCCGAAGCCGTCGAACTCCCCCCGATCGAGCCGCCGCCGGAGACCGCCTCGGCGGAGACCGACGAGACCGGCATTCCGGCGGTCGTCGAGCCGGCTGGCGAAGCTCAGGCGACGGAACTCGCCCGGCCGAGCGTGTTGGGTTTGGAGGAGCTGGCGCCGGACGACGTCGCCGCGCGGCCCGGGGCGGCGGCCGCCGGGGCGAGGCGTGGCGCCCCGCGCACCAGCTTTCGCGTCGGGCAGATCGGCGGTCGCACCACGGTGCGGGTGTTTGGGGTCGAGGGGACCGGGACGAAGTTCGTTTACCTGTTCGATCGCTCGACGAGCATGGCCGGGGCCCCGCTTGCCGCGGCTCAGATGCAGCTTGTCGGCAGCTTCGCTGCGCTGGAGAGCGTCCACCAGTTTCACGTCATCTTCTTCAATCACCGCGTCCATGCGTGGTCGGGTTCCGACGGGGCGGGGCGGATCGCCTTCGCCACCGACCGCAACAAGGAATTGGCCGCCAAGTTCGTGCAGGCGACCACGGCCAGCGGCGGCACCGATCGGCTGGGCGGCCTGCGCGAGGCGCTGGGCCTGGCGCCCGACGTCGTGTTTTTTCTGACCGACGCTGACGACACGATGCCCGCGGCCGACGTCGCCGAGGCCGTCCAGCGCGCGTCCCGTACCGGGACGACGATCGCGTGCATCGAGTTCGGCACGGGCCCGAGTCGCGGCCGCGAGAATTTCCTCACCGAACTGGCCCGCTCCGCCGGAGGGCAATACGGCTACGTCGACGTGCTGACGTTGCCGCGGTGACAGGCGGCGAGGCTGCTTTGGGAACCGCCGAACCCGCCCTGCGATCCGGTCTGACGTCCGGCAAGGCTCAATTTTTGCGGAAGAGCTTGTCGAGCGCCCGATTGAGCTCGTCGCCGATCGCTTGGCTTGCGGCGCCCTGCAGCAGTTGGCGCGTCAGGTTGGCGACGGCGCGATCCTCGACGCGGGGTCGCGAGAAGGTCCCCTCGATCGGAATCTCGATGATTTGCCCCGCGAGATTCTGGAGCGCCCGTTCGCGCCCCAGCCACTTTTGCTGCACCGGCACTTGGAGGCGGATCGAGAGCGTTTCGTCGAAGCCCACCGATCCGTACGAGCGGACCGGCACGTCGTCGATGAAAAACTCGAGCCCGCGGTGATAGACGCGTCCCTCGACGACGCGGTACTCGATCGTTTGCTCCTTCATTGACAGCAGTTTGTCGGGGGCGCCGGTCGGGGGAGTCTGGCCGCGTGAGACGGCTTCCAGTTGGCTGACGATTCGCACGACGTCGGCCAGCATGGGGCCCGGGCCGATATCAAGCTGGTGGATGACCAGCCGGCCCGTTGCGTCGGTCATCCGCGGGTTGTCGACGGGGACGAGGATCCCCTGCGAGTCCATCGAGAATGTCCCCGCCGAGCGGACCGCGTCGGCCACCATGGGGACGAAATACTTGAGCATCGCGTCGCTCACCTCGGCCGACACGGCGACGCGCGCGGCGATCGGCCCCGGGGCGAACGTGAGCACCTTTGGCGGCGGGTCGAGGGCCAGCCGCGGCGAGAGCGTGAGCCGTCCCTGCCCGACGGCCACGTCGATCGGGCTCACCAGCACCTGCCCGTCGGCGAGCGTGCCGGTGATCTGCGCCGCGCTGAGCGGCAGGCCGTAGAAGTTGGCCGCGGACCAGCCGGTCTCGACCTTCGCCTGCCACCGGCGCGCCCAGGGGGTCGCGACCGTGCTGGCCAGTTGCGTCGGCGGTCCGGCCGAGTCGGCCGCCGCGACGGGGCCAGCCAGCGAGCCGGCCAATTGCAGTCGCGCCTGGTTGGCGCCGTCGATTCGCATCCCCGGCCCGACGTACGCCGTCAGCAGCCGGGCAAGTTGGTTCGCGTCGTACGTGACGTTCACGTCGCCGCTCAGGGCGCCCGTGGTTCGCAGCCGGTCGATCGCCGCCGTGCCGGCCAGTTGTACGGTCCTCCCCTCGACCTGCAGATTGGCGAGTTGCAGCCGATCGGCGGCCCGGTCGTACGCGGCCGCGACGGCGACGCGCAGTTGCGGCTCCTGCCACAGGGAGGTCGTCCCCGCGGTTCGCCCCGGCGCAGCGTCGCCGGCGCGGAGCAGTTCGAGCGGCTCGGCCGTGATCGTCAACTCGGCGGTGGTCGCCGCGGCGTTGCTGGCGAGTTGGATCTGGCCGACCGCCTCGCCTTTGGGCCAGACGGCCCCGGGGCCCGAGGCGAGCCCCAGCCACGTCGCCAGCCGTTCGAGATCTGCGCGGAACGCGGCCGTGCCGGTCAGGCTGGTCGAGGCGGCCTCGTCCCAGCGAAGGGCGAGGTTCTGCATTTGCACGGCCAAGGTGCTGCTGGCGAGCAGCAGTTTCGGCGCGGCGATGGCGCCAGTGGCGCGGTCCCATGCGATTTCGCCGGAGGCTTCC from Pirellulales bacterium harbors:
- a CDS encoding DUF3857 domain-containing protein, with the protein product MSTLAPVAPLDFPSAPVRIDDVPRPTKPARRLWRTLLNRPRPARRFAPRLTFDPTLAGLDPAVAAHWGELLLIEDVASILHRDGTVTWLRHIVAWLFGAENLADWDEIVRTYDSRKEVHRVLTAQLYPVEGKPRMIKPTVQQFAYAGARGSRAGRSLQFNFHPLRPGVVVEFEEQYDEFVADRAGPLLVNQFFLQTRAPCLRRRYTAAVAAPYELHYRVHHSDVQPALRRDKEYSIAAWELSDAEGTEYDNWNPPPRDFLPWIDVSTAAEWGRFARQLRQELVRPAGSKPTGETERLAQELTADKPTPLAQARSAYAYAARSVRYGRPPAEHQARNTRAASQVFEDLRGDCKDKSSLLVQLLRQMGMQAEIAVLLTADEGRTPFLPSARFNHAIVRATVEGVVHWLDPASGLFTFGQLPEGDTGVAAMILDGETFAFDRVAFPDKERFDTIRRWQGRIDEQGDFVGQLHAEYNGESAARLRQALIDRTAEHCERALRSWLGNEHPGFEADQLCYTAPDDLDGPLSVSCQMRAERIARRVQDAILVQPPWYGAIDMNGPFASPTRRQPLVVPAFYQTDEQFTIELPPGTEPLAAPEPAAHACDWARYDCLLKAEGNTIRCRRRLRLAGRGAHVPAERFNEFRRFWQLAYWSDTNPIVMKRVSET
- a CDS encoding class I SAM-dependent methyltransferase, which translates into the protein MRVPLFFLETLVYGISYAWLKYLIRTPQPLEGDYAWDAVTRDAPAAIDWFRLHWPIKPLRPLLLAAKMRQDHALGIHAHYDVSNEFYELFLDKRYMFYTCADFHRPDETIEEAQQHKADFILNLINPQPGQRILELGCGWGAMLRRIYEATGDKENLYGLTLSREQVAYNQQHNQFRVEYDNFVTCEYPRERFDCIYSIGAWEHVRQREIPPLLAKLYAAIKPGGKLVKHFFCRVNDDMMAPAACSQIYFPGSMGSSYRFHARAWEDAGFRITHRSIHDYRLTLRAWYDNLVANRERALELVDVPTYNRYLTFFPTSWRYFNDNMGMLTRWVLEKPA